The Streptomyces sp. NBC_01255 genome window below encodes:
- a CDS encoding MATE family efflux transporter, which yields MIQAPATSKAVRRQHDREIVSLALPAFGALVAEPLFLMVDSAIVGHLGTPQLAGLAIAGVLLSTAVSVFVFLAYATTAAVARRVGSGDLQAAIRQGMDGIWLALLLGAAVVALTLPTAPWLVDVFGASDTATPYAVTYLRISSLGIPAMLVVLAATGVLRGLQDTRTPLYVAIGGFAVNGALNIGLVYGAGLGIAGSAWGTVIAQCGMAAAYLVVVVRGARRHGASLRPDATGIRASAQAGVPLLVRTLSLRAVLMIATAVAARMGDAEVAAHQIILSLWSLMAFALDAIAIAGQAIIGRYLGANDADGARQVCRRMVQWGVLSGVVLGALLIVARPLFIPLFTGDTTVQDTLLPALLVVALSQPISGVVFVLDGVLMGAGDGPYLAWAMLLTLAAFAPVALLVPALGGGLTALWWAMTLMMTVRMMTLWLRARSGRWIVTGATR from the coding sequence ATGATCCAGGCCCCCGCGACCTCCAAGGCCGTCCGTCGGCAGCACGACCGCGAGATCGTCTCCCTCGCCCTGCCGGCCTTCGGCGCTCTCGTCGCCGAGCCGCTGTTCCTGATGGTCGACAGCGCCATCGTCGGCCACCTCGGCACCCCCCAGCTCGCGGGTCTCGCGATCGCCGGCGTTCTGCTGTCCACCGCCGTCAGCGTCTTCGTCTTCCTCGCCTATGCGACCACGGCGGCCGTCGCCCGGCGCGTCGGCTCGGGCGACCTCCAGGCCGCCATCCGGCAGGGCATGGACGGCATCTGGCTCGCCCTCCTCCTCGGCGCCGCCGTTGTCGCCCTGACCCTGCCCACGGCGCCTTGGCTCGTCGACGTCTTCGGCGCCTCCGACACGGCCACCCCCTACGCCGTGACCTATCTACGGATCTCCAGCCTCGGCATCCCGGCCATGCTGGTCGTCCTGGCCGCCACCGGCGTCCTGCGCGGCCTCCAGGACACCCGTACGCCGCTCTACGTGGCCATCGGCGGCTTCGCCGTGAACGGGGCGCTCAACATCGGACTGGTCTACGGCGCCGGCCTGGGGATCGCCGGATCGGCCTGGGGCACGGTCATCGCCCAGTGCGGCATGGCCGCCGCCTACCTCGTCGTGGTCGTACGGGGTGCCCGGCGCCACGGCGCCTCCCTCCGCCCCGACGCCACCGGCATCCGGGCCTCCGCCCAGGCGGGCGTCCCCCTCCTGGTCCGTACGCTCTCGCTCCGCGCCGTCCTGATGATCGCCACCGCCGTCGCGGCCCGCATGGGTGACGCGGAGGTCGCCGCCCACCAGATCATCCTGTCCCTGTGGAGCCTGATGGCTTTCGCCCTCGACGCGATCGCCATCGCGGGTCAGGCCATCATCGGCCGCTATCTCGGCGCGAACGACGCCGACGGCGCACGCCAGGTCTGCCGCCGCATGGTCCAGTGGGGCGTGCTCTCCGGCGTGGTGCTCGGCGCGCTCCTCATCGTCGCCCGCCCCTTGTTCATCCCGCTCTTCACCGGCGACACCACCGTCCAGGACACCCTGCTCCCCGCCCTGCTGGTGGTCGCGCTGTCCCAGCCGATCTCCGGTGTCGTCTTCGTCCTCGACGGAGTCCTCATGGGCGCGGGGGACGGTCCCTATCTGGCCTGGGCCATGCTGCTGACCCTCGCGGCCTTCGCCCCGGTCGCCCTGCTCGTTCCGGCCCTCGGTGGCGGCCTGACCGCCCTCTGGTGGGCGATGACCCTGATGATGACGGTCCGGATGATGACGCTCTGGCTGCGCGCACGCTCCGGGCGCTGGATCGTCACAGGCGCCACACGCTGA
- a CDS encoding NAD-dependent epimerase/dehydratase family protein, whose product MKVLLAGASGALGRSATRQLTAAGHEVAGLGRGTTNTLRADLLDADAVLSAVDGLAFDVVVHAATALKGESMARHQSMVPTNALRTRGTENLLAAARATGARRFVVESMMFGYGYGDHGTGLVTEENTPFGPRGTTTWLERHVGAMRTKERMAFTAEGLEAISLRFGFFYGSGVTDADVLPLLHKRSLPVVADHGRALSWVDVDDAARAVVLAVGSGTPGQAYNIVDRTPLPFGTHVQEVAAAFGAPKPLRVPLWLLKPAPLVHTCMTSQLRLDASKAERELGWSPTHADSLTGVRALASAHPAAA is encoded by the coding sequence ATGAAGGTTCTGCTGGCAGGAGCGAGCGGCGCACTGGGCCGGAGCGCCACCCGGCAGCTGACCGCCGCCGGCCACGAGGTCGCCGGGCTCGGCCGGGGCACCACGAACACGCTGCGCGCCGACCTCCTGGACGCCGACGCCGTCCTCAGCGCCGTGGACGGTCTCGCCTTCGACGTCGTCGTCCACGCGGCGACCGCGCTCAAGGGCGAGTCGATGGCACGCCACCAGAGCATGGTGCCGACCAATGCCCTGCGGACCCGGGGCACGGAGAACCTGCTCGCCGCCGCCCGCGCGACCGGCGCCCGCCGGTTCGTGGTCGAGTCGATGATGTTCGGCTACGGCTACGGCGACCACGGCACCGGCCTCGTCACCGAGGAGAACACCCCCTTCGGCCCGCGCGGCACCACCACGTGGCTGGAGCGCCACGTCGGCGCCATGCGCACCAAGGAACGCATGGCCTTCACCGCGGAAGGACTGGAGGCGATCAGCCTGCGGTTCGGCTTCTTCTACGGCTCCGGAGTCACCGACGCCGACGTGCTCCCCCTCCTGCACAAGCGCTCCCTGCCCGTGGTCGCCGACCACGGACGCGCCCTCTCCTGGGTGGACGTCGACGACGCGGCACGGGCCGTCGTCCTGGCCGTCGGGAGCGGCACCCCGGGCCAGGCCTACAACATCGTCGACCGCACCCCGCTCCCCTTCGGCACGCACGTCCAGGAGGTCGCCGCGGCCTTCGGGGCTCCCAAGCCCCTGCGGGTCCCGCTCTGGCTGCTCAAGCCGGCTCCCCTGGTCCACACCTGCATGACCAGCCAGCTGCGCCTCGACGCGAGCAAGGCCGAGCGGGAACTCGGCTGGTCGCCCACCCACGCCGACAGCCTGACGGGTGTCCGGGCCCTCGCCTCCGCCCACCCCGCTGCGGCCTGA
- the rpsF gene encoding 30S ribosomal protein S6: MRHYEVMVILDPDLEERAVAPLIENFLSVVREGNGKVEKVDTWGRRRLSYEIKKKPEGIYSVIDLQAEPAVVKELDRQMNLNESVLRTKVLRPETH; encoded by the coding sequence ATGCGTCACTACGAGGTGATGGTCATCCTCGACCCCGATCTGGAGGAGCGCGCTGTCGCCCCCCTGATCGAGAACTTCCTCTCCGTCGTCCGTGAGGGCAACGGAAAGGTCGAGAAGGTCGACACCTGGGGCCGTCGTCGTCTCTCGTACGAGATCAAGAAGAAGCCCGAGGGCATCTACTCGGTCATCGACCTGCAGGCCGAGCCTGCGGTCGTCAAGGAGCTCGACCGCCAGATGAACCTGAACGAGTCGGTCCTCCGGACCAAGGTCCTCCGCCCCGAGACCCACTGA
- a CDS encoding serine hydrolase domain-containing protein: MTTSFDALLPGTERALLHRVAVAQSEGRAPSFVGAVVRDGALVWSGSRSCVDGHAPDADTQFRIGSLTKVFTAVLVMRLRDEGLIDLDDPLERHLKGTSVGEVTIAQLLGHSGGLAAETPGQWWERSSATLRPELSDVLGERPSLRTPGRGFHYSNPGYTLLGALVEELRGVSWEEVLRREILEPLGMSRTTLDPVAPHTGGWAVHPWADVMLPEPSEDLGLMAPAGQLWSTAADLGRFAVFLTAGDEQVLVAASVEEMRAPASPAGEGDWEGSYGLGLQLLRRDGRTLIGHTGSLPGFVACLWVSVEDGLAGIALANATSGPLTAAVAADLVRIVADAEPKFPEPWRPLPEAEADEELLSLTGPWYWGTYSYGLRLGPERSVVLEPLRGAGRRARFRALPEGGWVGLNGYYEGETLRVVRRPDGSVSHLDLGSFVFTREPYEPGDAVPGGVDEAGWRGL, from the coding sequence ATGACGACATCTTTCGACGCCTTGCTGCCCGGTACCGAGCGGGCTCTGCTGCACCGCGTGGCGGTCGCCCAGTCCGAAGGGCGCGCGCCCTCCTTCGTCGGGGCGGTGGTCCGTGACGGAGCGCTGGTGTGGAGTGGTTCGCGCAGCTGCGTGGACGGGCACGCGCCGGATGCCGACACGCAGTTCAGGATCGGCTCCCTCACCAAGGTGTTCACCGCCGTGCTGGTGATGCGCCTGCGGGACGAGGGACTGATCGACCTCGACGATCCACTGGAGCGCCACCTCAAGGGGACGAGCGTCGGCGAGGTGACGATCGCTCAGCTCCTCGGCCACAGCGGTGGCCTCGCGGCCGAGACACCCGGCCAGTGGTGGGAACGGTCCTCCGCCACGCTGCGGCCGGAGCTCTCCGACGTCCTGGGGGAGCGGCCCTCCCTCCGGACCCCGGGGCGCGGCTTTCACTACTCCAACCCCGGCTACACCCTGCTCGGTGCGCTCGTCGAGGAGCTGCGCGGGGTCTCCTGGGAGGAGGTGCTGCGGCGCGAGATCCTGGAGCCGTTGGGGATGAGCCGTACGACGCTCGACCCGGTCGCCCCGCACACGGGTGGCTGGGCGGTGCATCCCTGGGCCGATGTGATGCTGCCCGAGCCGTCCGAGGACCTGGGGCTGATGGCGCCGGCCGGACAGCTGTGGTCGACGGCAGCGGACCTCGGCCGGTTTGCCGTGTTCCTCACGGCGGGCGACGAGCAGGTGCTTGTGGCGGCCTCCGTGGAGGAGATGCGGGCTCCGGCCTCCCCCGCCGGTGAGGGTGACTGGGAGGGGAGTTACGGGCTCGGTCTCCAGTTGCTGCGCAGGGACGGCCGGACCCTGATCGGGCACACCGGCTCGCTGCCGGGCTTCGTCGCCTGTCTGTGGGTGAGCGTGGAGGACGGACTGGCGGGGATCGCTCTCGCCAATGCCACGTCCGGCCCGCTGACAGCAGCCGTGGCGGCCGATCTCGTGCGGATCGTGGCGGACGCCGAGCCCAAGTTCCCGGAGCCCTGGCGCCCCCTTCCGGAGGCCGAGGCCGATGAGGAGCTGCTCTCCCTGACGGGGCCCTGGTACTGGGGCACGTACTCCTACGGGCTCCGGCTCGGGCCCGAGCGTTCCGTGGTGCTGGAGCCGTTGAGGGGAGCCGGGCGGCGGGCTCGCTTCCGTGCGCTGCCCGAGGGCGGTTGGGTCGGCCTCAACGGCTACTACGAGGGGGAGACGCTCCGGGTGGTGCGGCGCCCCGACGGCAGCGTGAGCCACCTCGACCTGGGGTCCTTCGTCTTCACCCGGGAGCCGTACGAGCCGGGGGACGCGGTGCCGGGCGGGGTGGACGAGGCAGGCTGGCGCGGCCTCTGA
- a CDS encoding lipid II:glycine glycyltransferase FemX: MSLTLRTISREQHLGFIQSQPAASHCQVPAWADVKTEWRSENLGWFDKNGELVGAGLVLYRQLPKIKRYLAYLPEGPVINWHAPNLDDWLQPMLAHLKQQGAFSVKMGPPVVIRRWDAAAIKSGIQDPDVKRLKDVEATHIEPRAFEVADRLRKMGWQQAEDGGAGFGDVQPRYVFQVPLANRSLDDVLKGFNQLWRRNIKKAEKAGVEVVQGGYEDLAEWQRLYEITAVRDHFRPRPLSYFQRMWTVLNNEDPNRMRLYFARHNGVNLSAATMLVVGGHVWYSYGASDNIGREVRPSNAMQWRMLRDAYAMGATVYDLRGISDSLDETDHLFGLIQFKVGTGGEAVEYVGEWDFPLNKLLHKALDIYMSRR, translated from the coding sequence ATGAGCCTGACCCTGAGGACCATCAGCCGTGAGCAGCATCTGGGATTCATCCAGAGCCAGCCCGCGGCGAGCCACTGCCAGGTCCCGGCGTGGGCTGACGTGAAGACCGAGTGGCGCTCGGAGAACCTCGGTTGGTTCGACAAGAACGGCGAGCTCGTCGGTGCCGGTCTGGTGCTCTACCGTCAGCTCCCGAAGATCAAGCGCTACCTGGCCTATCTGCCCGAGGGCCCGGTCATCAACTGGCACGCGCCCAACCTCGACGACTGGCTCCAGCCGATGCTGGCGCACCTCAAGCAGCAGGGCGCGTTCTCGGTGAAGATGGGCCCGCCAGTCGTCATCCGCCGCTGGGACGCCGCCGCCATCAAGTCCGGTATCCAGGACCCGGACGTGAAGCGCCTCAAGGACGTCGAGGCCACCCACATCGAGCCGCGCGCCTTCGAGGTCGCGGACCGGCTGCGGAAGATGGGCTGGCAGCAGGCCGAGGACGGCGGCGCCGGCTTCGGCGACGTCCAGCCCCGCTACGTCTTCCAGGTCCCGCTCGCGAACCGCTCGCTCGACGACGTCCTCAAGGGCTTCAACCAGCTGTGGCGCCGCAACATCAAGAAGGCCGAGAAGGCCGGCGTCGAGGTCGTCCAGGGCGGCTACGAGGACCTGGCCGAGTGGCAGCGCCTCTACGAGATCACGGCCGTCCGCGACCACTTCCGGCCGCGCCCGCTCTCGTACTTCCAGCGCATGTGGACCGTCCTCAACAACGAGGACCCCAATCGCATGCGGCTCTACTTCGCACGCCACAACGGCGTGAACCTGTCCGCCGCGACCATGCTCGTCGTCGGTGGCCACGTCTGGTACTCCTACGGCGCCTCCGACAACATCGGCCGCGAGGTCCGGCCCTCGAACGCGATGCAGTGGCGGATGCTGCGCGACGCCTACGCGATGGGCGCGACCGTCTACGACCTGCGGGGCATCTCGGACTCGCTCGACGAGACCGACCACCTCTTCGGGCTCATCCAGTTCAAGGTGGGCACGGGCGGCGAGGCCGTCGAGTACGTCGGCGAGTGGGACTTCCCGCTGAACAAGCTGCTCCACAAGGCGCTCGACATCTACATGTCCCGCCGCTGA
- the rpsR gene encoding 30S ribosomal protein S18: protein MAKPPVRKPKKKVCAFCKDKTAYVDYKDTNMLRKFISDRGKIRARRVTGNCTQHQRDVATAVKNSREMALLPYTSTAR, encoded by the coding sequence ATGGCGAAGCCGCCTGTGCGCAAGCCTAAGAAGAAGGTCTGCGCGTTCTGCAAGGACAAGACCGCGTACGTGGACTACAAGGACACGAACATGCTGCGGAAGTTCATTTCCGACCGTGGCAAGATCCGTGCCCGCCGCGTCACCGGCAACTGCACGCAGCACCAGCGTGACGTCGCCACGGCCGTCAAGAACAGCCGTGAGATGGCGCTGCTGCCCTACACGTCCACAGCGCGATAA
- the dnaB gene encoding replicative DNA helicase: MSVPEPMDDPWADSGPSDRLPTRTRGEGRGRGRGRDDQQERGNDGPWDGGLSGFERVPPQDLDAEQSVLGGMLLSKDAIADVVEIIKGNDFYKPAHETVYAAILDLYAKGEPADPITVGAELTKRGEITRVGGASYLHTLVQSVPTAANASYYAEIVHERAVLRRLVEAGTKITQMGYAADGDVDEIVNSAQAEIYAVTEQRTTEDYLPLGDIMEGALDEIEAIGSRSGEMTGVPTGFTDLDSLTNGLHPGQMIIIAARPAMGKSTLALDFARAASIKHNLPSVIFSLEMGRNEIAMRLLSAEARVALHHMRSGTMTDEDWTRLARRMPDVSQAPLYIDDSPNLSMMEIRAKCRRLKQRNGLKLVIIDYLQLMQSGGSKRQESRQQEVSDMSRNLKLLAKELELPVIALSQLNRGPEQRTDKKPMVSDLRESGSIEQDADMVILLHREDAYEKESPRAGEADIIVGKHRNGPTATITVAFQGHYSRFVDMAQT; this comes from the coding sequence GTGAGCGTTCCCGAGCCCATGGACGACCCCTGGGCCGACAGCGGACCGAGCGACCGGCTGCCCACCCGTACCCGAGGAGAAGGACGCGGCCGGGGCCGCGGGCGGGACGACCAGCAAGAGCGCGGCAACGACGGCCCGTGGGACGGCGGACTCTCCGGTTTCGAACGAGTTCCCCCGCAGGATCTCGACGCCGAGCAGTCCGTCCTGGGCGGCATGCTGCTCTCCAAGGACGCGATCGCGGACGTCGTGGAGATCATCAAGGGCAACGACTTCTACAAGCCCGCCCACGAGACCGTCTACGCCGCGATCCTCGACCTCTACGCCAAGGGCGAGCCGGCCGACCCCATCACGGTCGGCGCCGAACTCACCAAGCGCGGCGAGATCACCCGTGTCGGCGGCGCCTCCTACCTCCACACCCTGGTCCAGTCGGTACCGACTGCGGCCAACGCCTCGTACTACGCCGAGATCGTCCACGAGCGCGCCGTCCTGCGCCGCCTCGTGGAGGCCGGCACCAAGATCACGCAGATGGGCTACGCGGCCGACGGAGACGTCGACGAGATCGTGAACTCGGCGCAGGCCGAGATCTACGCGGTCACCGAGCAGCGCACCACCGAGGACTACCTGCCGCTCGGCGACATCATGGAGGGGGCCCTCGACGAGATCGAGGCGATCGGCTCCCGCAGCGGTGAGATGACCGGTGTGCCGACCGGCTTCACCGACCTCGACTCGCTCACCAACGGACTGCACCCCGGCCAGATGATCATCATCGCGGCCCGTCCCGCCATGGGTAAGTCGACCCTCGCCCTGGACTTCGCCCGGGCGGCCTCCATCAAGCACAACCTGCCCAGCGTCATCTTCTCCCTCGAAATGGGCCGCAACGAGATCGCGATGCGCCTGCTCTCGGCGGAGGCCCGGGTCGCGCTCCACCACATGCGCTCCGGCACGATGACCGACGAGGACTGGACGCGGCTCGCCCGCCGCATGCCGGACGTCTCCCAGGCGCCCCTGTACATCGACGACTCCCCGAACCTGTCGATGATGGAGATCCGGGCGAAGTGTCGCCGCCTCAAGCAGCGCAACGGCCTCAAGCTCGTGATCATCGACTACCTCCAGCTGATGCAGTCGGGCGGCTCCAAGCGGCAGGAGAGCCGTCAGCAGGAAGTCTCCGACATGTCGCGAAACCTCAAGCTCCTCGCCAAGGAGCTGGAGCTGCCAGTGATCGCGCTCTCCCAGCTGAACCGTGGTCCCGAGCAGCGCACCGACAAGAAGCCGATGGTCTCCGACCTGCGTGAATCCGGCTCGATCGAGCAGGACGCCGACATGGTGATCCTGCTGCACCGCGAGGACGCCTACGAGAAGGAGTCCCCGCGGGCCGGCGAGGCGGACATCATCGTGGGCAAGCACCGTAACGGCCCGACGGCCACGATCACCGTGGCCTTCCAGGGCCACTACTCGCGCTTCGTGGACATGGCCCAGACCTGA
- the rplI gene encoding 50S ribosomal protein L9: MKIILTHEVSGLGTAGDVVDVKDGYARNYLVPRGFAIRWTKGGEKDVAQIRRARKIHEIATIEQANEIKAQLEGTKVRLAVRSGDAGRLFGSVTPADIASAIKTAGGPDVDKRRVELGSPIKTLGSHQVSVRLHADVAAKLGVEIVAA, translated from the coding sequence ATGAAGATCATCCTGACCCACGAGGTCTCTGGCCTCGGCACCGCCGGCGACGTCGTCGACGTCAAGGACGGCTACGCTCGCAACTACCTGGTCCCGCGTGGTTTCGCGATCCGCTGGACCAAGGGTGGCGAGAAGGACGTGGCGCAGATCCGCCGCGCCCGCAAGATCCACGAGATCGCGACCATCGAGCAGGCCAACGAGATCAAGGCCCAGCTCGAGGGCACGAAGGTGCGCCTGGCCGTTCGCTCCGGCGACGCCGGCCGCCTCTTCGGCTCCGTGACCCCGGCCGACATCGCCTCGGCGATCAAGACCGCGGGTGGCCCCGACGTCGACAAGCGTCGCGTCGAGCTCGGTTCGCCGATCAAGACCCTGGGCTCGCACCAGGTGTCCGTGCGTCTGCACGCCGACGTTGCCGCGAAGCTCGGCGTCGAGATCGTCGCCGCGTAA
- a CDS encoding single-stranded DNA-binding protein: MAGETVITVVGNLVDDPELRFTPSGAAVAKFRIASTPRTFDRQTNEWKDGESLFLTCSVWRQAAENVAESLQRGMRVVVQGRLKQRSYEDREGVKRTVYELDVEEVGPSLKNATAKVTKTTGRGGQGGYGGGGQQQGGGSWGGNSGGGAPQGGGGAPADDPWATGAPSGGSGGSGGQQGGGGGGWGGNSGGGYSDEPPF, translated from the coding sequence ATGGCAGGCGAGACCGTCATCACGGTCGTCGGCAATCTTGTCGACGACCCCGAGCTGCGCTTCACCCCGTCCGGTGCGGCGGTCGCGAAGTTCCGTATCGCGTCCACCCCCCGCACCTTCGACCGTCAGACCAACGAGTGGAAGGACGGCGAAAGCCTCTTCCTCACCTGCTCGGTCTGGCGTCAGGCGGCGGAGAACGTCGCCGAGTCGCTTCAGCGAGGCATGCGCGTCGTCGTGCAGGGCCGGCTGAAGCAGCGGTCCTATGAGGACCGTGAGGGCGTCAAGCGCACGGTCTACGAGCTGGACGTCGAGGAAGTCGGCCCCAGCCTCAAGAACGCCACGGCCAAGGTCACCAAGACCACTGGTCGCGGTGGTCAGGGCGGCTACGGCGGCGGTGGCCAGCAGCAGGGTGGCGGCAGCTGGGGTGGAAACTCCGGCGGCGGTGCCCCGCAGGGTGGCGGCGGTGCTCCCGCCGACGACCCGTGGGCGACCGGTGCTCCTTCTGGCGGTTCCGGCGGTTCCGGCGGCCAGCAGGGCGGCGGAGGCGGCGGCTGGGGTGGGAACTCCGGCGGCGGCTACTCGGACGAGCCTCCCTTCTAG